From a region of the Nyctibius grandis isolate bNycGra1 chromosome 12, bNycGra1.pri, whole genome shotgun sequence genome:
- the AKTIP gene encoding AKT-interacting protein isoform X1 yields the protein MNPFWSMSTSSVRKRPEAEEKTLSGELRTSPLRGSTKKQLPSIPKNAVPITKPASPATSSQSTNGTHASYGPFYLEYSLLAEFTLVVKQKLPGVYVQPSYRSALMWFGVIFIRHGLYQDGVFKFTVYIPDNYPDGDCPRLVFDLPVFHPLVDPLSGELDVKRAFAKWRRNHNHIWQVLMYARRVFYKIDTTSPLNPEAAVLYEKDIQLFKSKVVDSVRLCSSHLFDQPKIEDPYAIIFSPWNSAIHDEAREKMLTQKKKPEDQHCKSMHVSGLSWVKPGSVQPFSKEEKTMPT from the exons ATGAACCCTTTCTGGAGCATGTCTACAAGTTCTGTGCGCAAG AGACCTGAAGCTGAAGAGAAAACCTTGAGTGGGGAGCTGCGAACCAGTCCTCTACGAGGCTCTACAAAGAAACAGTTGCCTTCTATTCCAAAGAATGCTGTGCCAATAACCAAGCCTGCTTCCCCTGCCACGTCATCCCAGTCGACAAATGGAACACATGCTTCTTATGGGCCTTTTTATTTGGAGTATTCCCTCCTTGCAGAATT TACCTTGGTTGTAAAGCAGAAATTGCCAGGTGTCTACGTGCAGCCATCTTACCGATCAGCATTAA TGTGGTTTGGTGTAATATTCATAAGGCATGGGCTCTACCAGGATGGTGTGTTTAAATTTACTGTCTATATACCTGATAATTACCCAGATGGAGACTGCCCG CGCTTGGTTTTTGATCTGCCTGTCTTCCATCCGCTAGTAGATCCGTTATCTGGTGAACTGGATGTGAAAAGAGCATTTGCAAAATGGAG gCGAAATCATAATCACATATGGCAAGTATTAATGTATGCTCGCAGAGTCTTCTACAAGATTGATACAACTAGTCCTCTGAACCCTGAGGCTGCAGTGCT GTATGAAAAAGATATTCAGCTGTTCAAAAGTAAAGTGGTGGACAGTGTCAGACTATGCAGCAGTCATTTATTTGATCAGCCTAAAATAGAGGATCCCTATGCAATCAT TTTTTCTCCATGGAATTCAGCTATACATGATGAAGCTAGAGAGAAGATGTTGACTCAGAAG AAGAAGCCAGAAGATCAGCACTGCAAAAGCATGCATGTTTCTGGCCTGTCATGGGTAAAGCCTGGCTCAGTTCAGCCTTTCAGCAAAGAAGAGAAGACGATGCCTACTTAG
- the AKTIP gene encoding AKT-interacting protein isoform X2: MNPFWSMSTSSVRKRPEAEEKTLSGELRTSPLRGSTKKQLPSIPKNAVPITKPASPATSSQSTNGTHASYGPFYLEYSLLAEFTLVVKQKLPGVYVQPSYRSALMWFGVIFIRHGLYQDGVFKFTVYIPDNYPDGDCPRLVFDLPVFHPLVDPLSGELDVKRAFAKWRRNHNHIWQVLMYARRVFYKIDTTSPLNPEAAVLYEKDIQLFKSKVVDSVRLCSSHLFDQPKIEDPYAIIFSPWNSAIHDEAREKMLTQKKPEDQHCKSMHVSGLSWVKPGSVQPFSKEEKTMPT, from the exons ATGAACCCTTTCTGGAGCATGTCTACAAGTTCTGTGCGCAAG AGACCTGAAGCTGAAGAGAAAACCTTGAGTGGGGAGCTGCGAACCAGTCCTCTACGAGGCTCTACAAAGAAACAGTTGCCTTCTATTCCAAAGAATGCTGTGCCAATAACCAAGCCTGCTTCCCCTGCCACGTCATCCCAGTCGACAAATGGAACACATGCTTCTTATGGGCCTTTTTATTTGGAGTATTCCCTCCTTGCAGAATT TACCTTGGTTGTAAAGCAGAAATTGCCAGGTGTCTACGTGCAGCCATCTTACCGATCAGCATTAA TGTGGTTTGGTGTAATATTCATAAGGCATGGGCTCTACCAGGATGGTGTGTTTAAATTTACTGTCTATATACCTGATAATTACCCAGATGGAGACTGCCCG CGCTTGGTTTTTGATCTGCCTGTCTTCCATCCGCTAGTAGATCCGTTATCTGGTGAACTGGATGTGAAAAGAGCATTTGCAAAATGGAG gCGAAATCATAATCACATATGGCAAGTATTAATGTATGCTCGCAGAGTCTTCTACAAGATTGATACAACTAGTCCTCTGAACCCTGAGGCTGCAGTGCT GTATGAAAAAGATATTCAGCTGTTCAAAAGTAAAGTGGTGGACAGTGTCAGACTATGCAGCAGTCATTTATTTGATCAGCCTAAAATAGAGGATCCCTATGCAATCAT TTTTTCTCCATGGAATTCAGCTATACATGATGAAGCTAGAGAGAAGATGTTGACTCAGAAG AAGCCAGAAGATCAGCACTGCAAAAGCATGCATGTTTCTGGCCTGTCATGGGTAAAGCCTGGCTCAGTTCAGCCTTTCAGCAAAGAAGAGAAGACGATGCCTACTTAG